A single genomic interval of Stenotrophomonas sp. ZAC14D1_NAIMI4_1 harbors:
- the modA gene encoding molybdate ABC transporter substrate-binding protein translates to MKRAGLLLLGLLAALPAWAADLTVSAASSLTESFRELGAAYEKAHPGTKVDFNFAASGVLLQQISRGAPVDVFASADETTMDQAEQQKLLAPGTREVFAVNALWVVVPPQAKAAPRALKDLAGGSVQRIALGNPDSVPVGRYAKGALEKAGLWPAVQGKAITTQNVRQSLDYVARGEVDAGFVYATDAQAMPDRVRRAFEVPVAGRIAYPLAVVQASTQPAEAKRFTAFVRSPQGQAILVKHGFGKP, encoded by the coding sequence ATGAAACGTGCTGGACTGTTGTTGCTGGGCCTGCTGGCCGCACTGCCGGCATGGGCCGCCGACCTGACGGTGTCGGCGGCGTCGAGCCTGACCGAGAGTTTCCGCGAACTGGGCGCGGCCTACGAGAAGGCGCACCCGGGCACCAAGGTTGATTTCAACTTCGCCGCGTCGGGGGTGCTGCTGCAGCAGATCAGCCGCGGTGCGCCGGTGGATGTGTTTGCGTCGGCCGACGAGACCACGATGGACCAGGCCGAACAGCAGAAGCTGCTGGCGCCCGGCACCCGCGAGGTGTTTGCGGTGAACGCGCTGTGGGTGGTGGTGCCGCCGCAGGCCAAGGCCGCCCCGCGTGCCCTGAAGGATCTGGCGGGCGGCAGCGTGCAGCGCATCGCGCTGGGCAACCCTGACAGCGTGCCGGTGGGCCGCTATGCCAAGGGTGCGCTGGAAAAGGCGGGGCTGTGGCCGGCGGTGCAGGGCAAGGCCATCACCACCCAGAACGTGCGCCAGTCGCTGGATTACGTGGCGCGCGGTGAAGTGGATGCGGGCTTCGTCTACGCCACCGATGCGCAGGCCATGCCCGACCGCGTGCGCCGCGCGTTTGAAGTGCCGGTCGCCGGTCGCATCGCCTATCCGCTGGCGGTGGTCCAGGCCAGCACGCAGCCGGCCGAAGCAAAGCGCTTCACGGCCTTCGTGCGCTCGCCGCAGGGCCAGGCGATCCTGGTCAAGCACGGATTCGGCAAGCCCTGA
- a CDS encoding DUF2478 domain-containing protein: MGTTPTPRIAAIVHDHSGEPDGLLAAFAARQLAAGVRVRGLVHLPHEPTANGKRMALMDVTDPGSRYPISQALGPASCGCNLDPGGIADASVVLRRALQEPAELAIANRFGTLESEGGGMADELLALMMADIPVLTAVKLPYLQAWREFTGGLAAELPADADALERWWKACRSAPVAAA; this comes from the coding sequence ATGGGCACCACCCCGACACCGCGCATCGCCGCGATCGTGCATGACCACAGCGGCGAACCCGATGGGCTGCTGGCCGCGTTCGCCGCGCGCCAGCTGGCTGCCGGGGTGCGCGTGCGCGGGCTGGTGCACCTGCCACACGAACCCACTGCCAACGGCAAGCGCATGGCCCTGATGGACGTGACCGACCCCGGCTCACGCTACCCCATCAGCCAGGCGCTCGGCCCGGCGTCGTGCGGCTGCAATCTGGACCCGGGCGGCATCGCCGATGCCAGCGTCGTACTGCGTCGTGCCCTGCAGGAACCTGCCGAGCTGGCCATCGCCAACCGCTTCGGCACGCTGGAATCGGAAGGCGGCGGCATGGCCGACGAACTGCTGGCGCTGATGATGGCCGACATTCCCGTGTTGACCGCAGTGAAGCTGCCCTATCTGCAGGCCTGGCGCGAGTTCACCGGCGGGCTGGCCGCCGAACTGCCCGCCGACGCCGATGCACTGGAGCGCTGGTGGAAGGCCTGCCGCAGCGCACCGGTGGCGGCGGCATGA
- a CDS encoding class I SAM-dependent methyltransferase: MNTPLPAPIDHSARYRQHLLACGFQPKPASAWDARAAQSSWKRRHDDYSEAFLARLDLTGIATVLDVGCGPGLLSLPIAAQVEQVHALDYSSGMLDGLRAAIARDGVGNVTPWPLSWTDDWQAVPRCGLAIASRSLMVPDLEAALRRLDAHALQRACITFATGPRAGVTELAELLGREWVPMPDHRYPINMLLDMGREPQVDYLPESVRDVDQDADGLVRQAVDLFGVLDEDEQERVRAWHARSPQHRFGMAPTRRWAFIQWATDC, from the coding sequence GTGAACACCCCGCTTCCCGCGCCCATCGACCACAGTGCCCGCTACCGCCAGCACCTGCTGGCCTGCGGCTTCCAGCCCAAGCCCGCCAGCGCCTGGGACGCGCGGGCGGCACAGTCCAGCTGGAAGCGCCGGCATGATGACTACAGCGAGGCCTTCCTCGCCCGGCTCGATCTCACTGGCATTGCCACCGTGCTGGACGTGGGCTGCGGTCCCGGCCTGCTCAGCCTGCCCATCGCCGCGCAGGTGGAGCAGGTGCATGCGCTGGACTACAGCAGCGGCATGCTCGATGGACTGCGCGCGGCCATCGCTCGCGACGGCGTGGGCAATGTCACGCCGTGGCCGCTGTCCTGGACCGATGACTGGCAGGCCGTGCCGCGCTGCGGCCTGGCTATTGCCTCGCGCTCGCTGATGGTGCCGGACCTTGAAGCCGCACTGCGCAGGCTGGATGCACATGCACTCCAGCGCGCCTGCATCACCTTCGCCACCGGCCCGCGCGCCGGTGTCACGGAACTGGCCGAGCTGCTGGGCCGCGAATGGGTGCCGATGCCCGATCACCGTTACCCCATCAACATGCTGCTGGACATGGGCCGCGAGCCGCAGGTGGACTACCTGCCCGAATCGGTGCGCGACGTGGACCAGGATGCCGATGGCCTGGTGCGCCAGGCGGTTGACCTGTTCGGTGTGCTGGATGAGGACGAGCAGGAGCGCGTGCGCGCCTGGCATGCGCGTTCGCCGCAGCATCGGTTCGGCATGGCACCGACACGGCGCTGGGCCTTCATCCAGTGGGCGACGGACTGCTGA
- a CDS encoding TonB-dependent receptor: MRTCRFVLPLSALLLPLSAHALEAAAPPPVFTLGTVDVHATRGTSATVAERRLDAERIQQLDRNTVGEAVSVLPGVSLARNSRNEDMVYLRGFDARQVPVFLDGIPLYVPYDGYVDFGRFTTFDLAEIQVASGGASLLYGPNILGGAINLVSRRPDRPFEGDVRLGIADGGERKAAFNLGGRQGDWYYQLGASILKADEFPLPDGFVDYKRVPTDTGSERQNAQREDRRLSFKLGYTPREGDEYAIGYARQDGEKGNPVYTGTARSGIRYWRWPWWDKDSLYFIGNTALGEHTTLRTRVYRDTYGNGLDAYTDGTYQVAMDNASFPSIYDDRTVGGSVTLATTVLPRQELQLAVHYKEDKHSESNPHSPTKEYRDVTTSVAIEDRIALTDTSHLRVGIGHDRREAKRVYFWPTGSTDATNGVVEYVQQMAPDQQWYASVARRTRFPTIKDRYSARMGAALPNPDLAPEHATHFELGLRGRWWEGGQLQAALFQSRIDDLIQTAIVASTDCGGSTCNQAQNIGKARHQGVELGLQQRFGDDWNLQGSYTWLRRTNLQNRDVALLDSPRQRLFMAVGWQMLPQVKLQATVEAEQGRKVSYADTARPVRALPGYGIVGLKASWAPRDALDFDVGVRNIGDKWYELADGYPMPGRTWFANANWRF; the protein is encoded by the coding sequence ATGCGTACCTGTCGTTTCGTTCTACCCCTGTCGGCCCTGCTGCTCCCTCTCTCCGCACATGCCCTCGAGGCGGCCGCGCCGCCCCCGGTATTCACCCTGGGCACGGTTGACGTGCACGCCACCCGCGGCACGTCGGCCACCGTGGCCGAGCGCCGCCTGGATGCAGAACGCATCCAGCAGCTGGACCGCAACACCGTCGGCGAGGCCGTCAGCGTGCTGCCCGGCGTCAGCCTGGCCCGCAACTCGCGCAATGAGGACATGGTCTACCTGCGCGGCTTCGATGCACGCCAGGTGCCGGTGTTCCTGGATGGCATCCCGTTGTACGTGCCCTACGACGGCTATGTGGATTTCGGCCGCTTCACCACCTTCGATCTCGCCGAGATCCAGGTCGCCAGCGGTGGCGCCTCGCTGCTGTATGGCCCCAACATCCTCGGCGGTGCGATCAACCTGGTCAGTCGCCGCCCCGACCGTCCGTTCGAAGGCGATGTGCGCCTGGGCATCGCCGATGGTGGCGAGCGCAAGGCGGCCTTCAACCTTGGCGGCCGCCAGGGCGACTGGTACTACCAGCTGGGCGCATCGATCCTGAAGGCCGATGAGTTCCCGCTGCCCGACGGCTTCGTCGATTACAAGCGCGTACCCACCGACACCGGCAGCGAGCGCCAGAATGCCCAGCGCGAAGACCGTCGCCTGTCGTTCAAGCTCGGCTACACGCCGCGCGAAGGCGATGAGTACGCCATCGGCTATGCACGCCAGGACGGCGAGAAGGGCAACCCGGTCTACACCGGCACCGCGCGCAGCGGCATCCGCTACTGGCGCTGGCCCTGGTGGGACAAGGACAGCCTGTACTTCATCGGCAACACCGCCCTGGGCGAACACACCACCCTGCGCACGCGCGTCTACCGCGATACCTACGGCAACGGCCTGGACGCCTATACCGATGGCACCTACCAGGTGGCCATGGACAACGCCAGCTTCCCCAGCATCTACGACGACCGCACCGTCGGTGGCTCGGTCACCCTGGCCACTACCGTGCTGCCGCGCCAGGAACTGCAGCTGGCCGTGCACTACAAGGAAGACAAGCACAGCGAGAGCAACCCGCATTCGCCGACCAAGGAGTACCGCGATGTCACCACCTCGGTGGCCATCGAAGACCGCATCGCGCTCACCGATACCTCGCACCTGCGCGTGGGCATCGGCCACGACCGCCGCGAGGCCAAGCGCGTGTACTTCTGGCCGACCGGCAGCACCGACGCCACCAACGGCGTGGTCGAGTACGTGCAGCAGATGGCGCCGGACCAGCAGTGGTACGCCAGCGTCGCGCGGCGCACGCGCTTCCCGACCATCAAGGACCGCTATTCGGCGCGCATGGGTGCGGCCCTGCCCAACCCGGACCTCGCCCCCGAGCACGCCACCCATTTCGAACTGGGCCTGCGCGGGCGCTGGTGGGAAGGCGGCCAGCTGCAGGCCGCGCTGTTCCAGAGCCGCATCGATGACCTGATCCAGACCGCTATCGTGGCCTCGACCGACTGCGGCGGCAGCACCTGCAACCAGGCGCAGAACATCGGCAAAGCCCGCCACCAGGGCGTGGAACTGGGCCTGCAGCAGCGCTTCGGTGATGACTGGAACCTGCAGGGCAGCTACACCTGGCTGCGCCGCACCAACCTGCAGAACCGCGACGTCGCCCTGCTCGACAGCCCGCGGCAGCGGCTGTTCATGGCGGTTGGCTGGCAGATGCTGCCGCAGGTCAAGCTGCAGGCCACGGTGGAAGCCGAACAGGGGCGCAAGGTCAGCTACGCCGACACCGCGCGCCCGGTACGTGCCCTGCCCGGCTACGGCATCGTCGGCCTGAAGGCCAGCTGGGCCCCGCGTGACGCCTTGGATTTCGACGTCGGCGTGCGCAATATCGGCGACAAGTGGTATGAGCTGGCCGATGGCTACCCGATGCCCGGCCGCACCTGGTTCGCCAACGCCAACTGGAGGTTCTGA
- a CDS encoding ABC transporter ATP-binding protein: MSPAPSLLNADALVIGHAGVALGAPFALSVQPGEVMCLLGPNGCGKTTLFRTLLGLLPPVAGEVRLLGQPLRGLDRATRARRMGYVPQAAPLPFAWCVRDVVAMGRAAHLGLLAAPGRADEAIAEDCLRELGLQALADRTVTTLSGGERQLVLIARALAQQAQLLVMDEPTASLDFGNQLHILDTVRRLAGRGIGVLLSTHQPQHALQVADRIALMSAGSLTALGRAQEIATPARLAALYGVDAARVAAALPASGA, encoded by the coding sequence ATGAGCCCGGCCCCGTCGCTGCTGAATGCAGACGCCCTGGTGATCGGCCATGCCGGGGTGGCACTGGGCGCACCGTTCGCGCTGTCGGTGCAGCCGGGCGAAGTGATGTGCCTGCTCGGCCCCAACGGCTGCGGCAAGACCACCCTGTTCCGTACCCTGCTCGGGCTGCTGCCGCCGGTAGCCGGCGAGGTACGCCTGCTGGGCCAGCCGCTGCGCGGGCTTGACCGCGCCACACGCGCGCGGCGAATGGGTTACGTGCCCCAGGCCGCGCCACTGCCGTTTGCCTGGTGCGTGCGCGACGTGGTGGCGATGGGTCGCGCTGCGCACCTCGGCCTGCTGGCCGCACCCGGCCGCGCCGATGAAGCGATCGCCGAAGACTGCCTGCGCGAACTGGGCCTGCAGGCGCTGGCCGACCGCACCGTGACCACCCTCAGCGGGGGCGAACGGCAGCTGGTGCTGATCGCCCGCGCCCTGGCCCAGCAGGCGCAGCTGCTGGTGATGGACGAACCCACCGCCAGTCTCGATTTCGGCAACCAGCTGCACATCCTCGATACCGTGCGCCGCCTGGCCGGGCGCGGCATCGGCGTGCTGCTGTCCACCCATCAACCGCAGCACGCGCTGCAGGTGGCCGATCGCATCGCGCTGATGTCGGCGGGCAGCCTGACGGCGCTCGGTCGCGCGCAGGAGATCGCCACGCCCGCGCGGCTGGCCGCCCTCTATGGCGTCGATGCTGCCCGTGTCGCCGCCGCACTTCCCGCTTCTGGAGCATGA
- a CDS encoding ATP-binding cassette domain-containing protein, which produces MWLDLQVHRPMQAASPQFVLDVALQCRQRQVVLFGPSGAGKSLTLKAVAGLLRPWHGHVRLQGQVLFDSAAGVNLPPQQRRLGYVFQDYALFPHLSVRQNVAFGLHRGWLNPRRAVRNDAVERWLQAFRIDHVADLLPSQVSGGQRQRTALARALVTQPQALLLDEPFAALDHDLRQHLRQELEAVLDETGIPLLLISHDPRDVEVFGQQVARVVDGRIVSD; this is translated from the coding sequence ATGTGGCTTGATCTGCAGGTTCACCGGCCGATGCAGGCGGCCAGCCCGCAGTTCGTGCTGGACGTGGCGCTGCAGTGCCGGCAGCGCCAGGTGGTGCTGTTCGGCCCGTCCGGTGCGGGCAAGAGCCTGACCCTGAAGGCCGTGGCAGGCCTGCTGCGGCCTTGGCACGGCCACGTGCGGCTGCAGGGCCAGGTGTTGTTCGACAGTGCCGCGGGGGTGAACCTGCCACCGCAGCAACGCCGGCTGGGCTATGTGTTCCAGGATTACGCGCTGTTCCCGCACCTGAGTGTGCGGCAGAACGTGGCGTTCGGGCTGCACCGCGGCTGGCTCAATCCTCGCCGCGCCGTACGCAATGATGCGGTGGAGCGTTGGCTGCAGGCCTTCCGCATCGACCACGTGGCCGATCTGCTGCCGTCGCAGGTATCTGGCGGCCAGCGTCAGCGTACGGCGCTGGCACGGGCGCTGGTGACCCAGCCGCAGGCGCTGCTGCTGGACGAACCGTTCGCTGCACTGGACCACGATCTGCGCCAGCACCTGCGCCAGGAGCTGGAAGCGGTGCTGGATGAGACGGGCATTCCGCTGCTGCTGATCAGCCACGACCCGCGCGATGTCGAAGTATTCGGCCAGCAGGTGGCCCGCGTCGTTGACGGCCGCATCGTCAGCGATTGA
- a CDS encoding iron ABC transporter substrate-binding protein: MEGLPQRTGGGGMRRRALLQAFALAPLLAASAELLAMPAQRVLRLGAPKATPRRVFAAGPPAAVLIAAVAPDRLLGWPMKVSPDALAQLPASLRTLPVVGRLAGRGSTVSLERLLSMQPDLVLDAGDFDANYRDGAERVWKQTAIPFELIAGRLPDHPAQLRHVGTLLGVPARGEALAKAAEAQLALVREVLAARPPASRPTVYYGRGSDGLESGLSGSINTEVIEFCGGRNVAASAGSGGLARVSFEQLLAWDPDVILTQDAGFAARAVQDPRWRALRAVREGRLHCAPVLPFGWLDGPPGINRLPGLPWLLSKLHPGAAPALAPAALRARLAALHLLLWGQPLPADIARHLDTRS; this comes from the coding sequence GTGGAAGGCCTGCCGCAGCGCACCGGTGGCGGCGGCATGAGGCGGCGTGCGCTGCTGCAGGCCTTCGCGCTGGCACCCTTGCTGGCCGCCAGTGCAGAACTGCTGGCGATGCCCGCCCAGCGCGTGCTGCGCCTGGGTGCGCCGAAGGCCACCCCCAGGCGTGTGTTCGCCGCCGGTCCGCCGGCCGCCGTGCTGATCGCCGCCGTGGCGCCGGACCGCCTGCTCGGCTGGCCGATGAAGGTTTCGCCGGATGCCCTGGCGCAGTTACCGGCATCGCTGCGCACCCTGCCCGTGGTCGGCCGCCTGGCCGGCCGTGGCAGCACCGTCAGCCTGGAACGCCTGTTGTCGATGCAGCCGGACCTGGTACTGGACGCCGGGGATTTCGATGCCAACTATCGCGACGGCGCCGAGCGCGTCTGGAAGCAGACCGCCATCCCCTTCGAGTTGATTGCAGGCCGGCTGCCCGACCATCCCGCGCAGTTGCGCCACGTCGGCACACTGCTGGGCGTACCTGCGCGCGGCGAAGCGCTGGCCAAGGCCGCAGAGGCACAACTGGCACTGGTGCGCGAGGTGCTGGCCGCGCGTCCGCCCGCATCCCGCCCCACTGTCTACTACGGCCGCGGCAGCGATGGCCTGGAGAGCGGCTTGTCCGGCTCCATCAATACCGAGGTGATCGAATTCTGTGGCGGCCGCAACGTGGCGGCGAGTGCCGGCAGCGGAGGCTTGGCGCGCGTGTCGTTCGAGCAGCTGCTGGCCTGGGACCCGGACGTGATCCTGACCCAGGATGCCGGCTTTGCTGCACGCGCCGTACAGGATCCGCGCTGGCGCGCCCTGCGCGCGGTACGCGAGGGGCGCCTGCACTGCGCGCCGGTGCTGCCGTTCGGCTGGCTGGACGGTCCACCGGGCATCAACCGCCTGCCGGGCCTGCCCTGGCTGCTGTCCAAGCTGCACCCCGGCGCAGCGCCGGCACTGGCACCGGCCGCACTGCGCGCGCGGCTGGCTGCACTGCATCTGCTGCTGTGGGGCCAACCGTTGCCCGCCGACATCGCACGCCACCTGGACACGCGCAGCTGA
- a CDS encoding sulfite reductase flavoprotein subunit alpha produces the protein MNALPTSTSFSRLLVGFASESGNARALAQRLGAELQPHAPQVLPFNDIDVASLGHGDVLLAISSSFGDGEPPANGEQFFETLRQTPMLSGLRYAVFGLGDTGYPSFCGFTKALDAALSERQAQPLLHRVDADLGYEQFFQQWQPVLGQVLQGNLAAGQDLRLQVTAYGEDNAFAAPIVERRRLNSSDPAAWHVQLDIAGSGMAYRAGDTLHVVPDNDPSLLQALATWYGDPAAVTALQDRELRLPSKSVLRELARLGGSETLKGLLKVSQKRELDAYLHGLDVLDLLQDHATPDSVPLDRLCSILSPRLPRAYSIASHPGDDQVSLCVREVRYHLRGRERFGTATGSLLHGAGQARVYCRSNPGFHLPDAADAPLLMVGTGTGIAPLMGLMQELQAGTRARDVHLVFGEKHRQHDYLYREQLQDWHAQGLLSGLHTAFSRDGTGKVYVQHVLQQRADEVRDLLARGGHLYLCGNKRHLEAAVREAIDAIGGEGRWETLRGEGRTHCELY, from the coding sequence GTGAACGCCCTCCCGACCAGTACGTCCTTCAGCCGCCTGCTGGTGGGCTTCGCGTCCGAGTCGGGCAATGCCCGCGCCCTGGCCCAGCGCCTGGGCGCGGAGCTGCAGCCGCACGCGCCGCAGGTCCTTCCGTTCAACGACATCGACGTGGCCAGCCTCGGCCACGGCGACGTGCTGCTGGCCATTTCCAGTTCGTTCGGCGACGGCGAACCGCCCGCAAATGGCGAGCAGTTCTTTGAAACGCTGCGCCAGACCCCGATGCTGAGCGGCCTGCGCTACGCCGTGTTCGGCCTGGGCGATACCGGCTACCCCAGTTTCTGTGGCTTCACCAAGGCGCTGGACGCCGCACTGAGCGAGCGCCAGGCGCAGCCGCTGCTGCACCGCGTGGATGCCGATCTCGGCTACGAGCAGTTCTTCCAGCAATGGCAGCCGGTGCTGGGCCAGGTGTTGCAGGGGAACCTCGCCGCCGGCCAGGACCTGCGCCTGCAGGTCACCGCCTACGGCGAAGACAATGCCTTTGCCGCGCCCATCGTTGAGCGCCGCCGCTTGAACAGCAGCGACCCCGCTGCGTGGCACGTGCAGCTCGACATTGCCGGCAGCGGCATGGCCTACCGTGCCGGCGACACCCTGCACGTGGTCCCGGACAACGATCCGTCGCTGCTGCAGGCACTGGCAACGTGGTACGGCGATCCCGCGGCAGTGACGGCGCTGCAGGACCGCGAGCTGCGCCTGCCCAGCAAGAGCGTGCTGCGCGAACTGGCCCGCCTTGGCGGCAGCGAAACGCTGAAAGGCCTGCTCAAGGTCAGCCAGAAGCGCGAACTGGACGCGTACCTGCACGGCCTGGATGTGCTGGACCTGCTGCAGGACCATGCCACGCCGGACAGCGTCCCGCTGGACCGGCTGTGCAGCATCCTTTCGCCGCGCCTGCCCCGCGCCTACTCCATTGCCTCGCACCCCGGCGACGACCAGGTAAGCCTGTGCGTGCGCGAGGTGCGATACCACCTTCGCGGCCGCGAGCGTTTTGGCACCGCCACCGGCAGCCTGTTGCACGGTGCCGGCCAAGCACGCGTGTACTGCCGGTCCAACCCGGGCTTCCACCTGCCCGACGCTGCTGATGCGCCGCTGCTGATGGTCGGCACCGGTACCGGCATCGCGCCGCTGATGGGCCTGATGCAGGAACTGCAGGCCGGCACGCGCGCGCGCGACGTGCACCTGGTGTTCGGCGAGAAGCACCGGCAACACGATTACCTGTACCGCGAACAATTGCAGGACTGGCACGCACAGGGGCTGCTGTCCGGCCTGCATACCGCCTTCTCGCGTGACGGCACCGGAAAGGTCTACGTGCAGCATGTGCTGCAGCAGCGCGCCGATGAAGTGCGTGATCTGCTGGCACGTGGTGGCCACCTGTACCTGTGCGGCAACAAGCGGCACCTGGAAGCAGCGGTGCGCGAGGCCATCGATGCGATCGGTGGCGAGGGGCGCTGGGAGACGCTGCGCGGTGAAGGCCGCACCCACTGCGAGCTGTATTGA
- a CDS encoding iron ABC transporter permease, which produces MRRPLPGWAWHVGGWALLLAMLLAAFSVGQFPVRPGALLQAIGWQLFGIGEPSPPAVQAALWHIRLPRVLAAVLIGAVLSAAGAAYQAMFRNPLVSPDILGVSAGAGLGASLGLFLGLPMLLVQGIAFAGGLGAVGLVCMVAALVRRHDPVLVLVLTGVAVSALLGAGISLLKLLADPYTQLPSITFWLLGGLNAVVTDDLRVTAPLLLIGVLPLLLLRWRVNLLSLGDEEASALGVAVTPLRWTLIAAATLCTAAAVSLAGIIGWVGLVVPHIARLLVGADFRRLLPASLLLGASFLLAADTLARIVAPIELPLGILTAFVGVPCFLLVLARSERRA; this is translated from the coding sequence ATGCGGCGTCCGCTTCCTGGTTGGGCCTGGCATGTGGGTGGCTGGGCATTGTTGCTGGCGATGCTGCTGGCGGCGTTCTCGGTCGGCCAGTTCCCCGTGCGGCCCGGAGCGCTGCTGCAGGCCATCGGCTGGCAGCTGTTCGGCATCGGCGAGCCCAGTCCTCCGGCAGTGCAGGCCGCGCTCTGGCATATCCGCCTGCCGCGCGTGCTGGCCGCGGTGCTGATCGGCGCGGTGCTCTCTGCTGCCGGCGCGGCTTACCAGGCCATGTTCCGCAACCCGCTGGTCTCGCCGGACATCCTTGGCGTCTCCGCTGGTGCCGGCCTCGGCGCTTCGCTGGGCCTGTTCCTCGGCCTGCCGATGCTGCTGGTCCAGGGCATTGCCTTTGCGGGTGGGCTGGGTGCGGTCGGCCTGGTCTGCATGGTGGCCGCGCTGGTGCGCCGGCATGATCCGGTGCTGGTGCTCGTGCTGACCGGCGTAGCGGTTTCCGCACTGCTGGGCGCGGGCATTTCGCTGCTGAAGCTGCTGGCCGATCCGTACACCCAGCTCCCATCCATCACGTTCTGGCTGCTGGGCGGCCTCAACGCGGTGGTCACCGATGATCTGCGGGTAACCGCGCCGCTGCTGCTGATCGGCGTGCTGCCGCTGCTATTGCTGCGCTGGCGGGTCAACCTGCTCAGCCTGGGCGACGAGGAAGCCAGCGCACTGGGCGTGGCGGTGACGCCGCTGCGCTGGACCTTGATCGCGGCGGCCACGCTGTGCACCGCCGCGGCGGTTTCACTGGCGGGCATCATCGGCTGGGTCGGGCTGGTGGTTCCGCACATCGCCCGCCTGCTGGTCGGCGCGGACTTCCGCCGCCTGCTGCCGGCCAGCCTGCTGCTGGGCGCCAGCTTCCTGCTGGCGGCCGACACGCTGGCACGCATCGTGGCGCCGATCGAACTGCCGCTGGGCATCCTCACCGCCTTCGTCGGTGTGCCCTGCTTCCTGCTGGTCCTGGCGCGCAGCGAGCGTCGCGCATGA
- the modB gene encoding molybdate ABC transporter permease subunit, translated as MDLDWSALGLSLKVAGWATAINLVLGVALGALLARRRFPGRELLDSILTLPMVLPPTVLGYYLLVLIGRNGPIGVWLQSWFGINLVFTWQAAVIAAAVASLPLVFKPARAAFEGVDGQLENAARTLGVSEAAVFFRITLPLAWRGILAGLLLAFARAMGEFGATLMVAGSIPGRTQTLSIAIYEAVQAGQDGKANALVILTSVVCIVILLLAARLVGGRRQELRDVA; from the coding sequence ATGGATCTGGATTGGAGCGCCCTGGGCCTGTCGTTGAAGGTGGCCGGCTGGGCCACCGCGATCAACCTGGTGCTGGGCGTTGCGCTGGGTGCGCTGCTGGCGCGCAGGCGCTTCCCTGGCCGTGAACTGCTGGATTCGATACTGACCCTGCCGATGGTGCTGCCGCCCACGGTGCTGGGCTACTACCTGCTGGTGCTGATCGGCCGCAACGGTCCGATAGGCGTGTGGCTGCAGTCGTGGTTCGGCATCAATCTGGTGTTTACCTGGCAGGCGGCGGTGATAGCCGCAGCGGTGGCCTCGCTGCCGCTGGTGTTCAAGCCGGCCCGCGCCGCGTTCGAAGGCGTGGATGGCCAGCTCGAGAATGCGGCACGCACGCTGGGCGTGTCCGAGGCCGCGGTGTTCTTCCGCATCACCTTGCCGCTGGCCTGGCGCGGCATCCTGGCCGGCCTGCTGCTGGCGTTCGCGCGGGCGATGGGCGAGTTCGGTGCGACGTTGATGGTGGCGGGCAGCATTCCCGGCCGCACGCAGACGCTCTCGATTGCGATCTATGAAGCGGTGCAGGCCGGGCAGGATGGCAAGGCCAATGCGCTGGTGATCCTGACCTCGGTGGTGTGCATCGTGATCCTGCTGCTGGCCGCGCGCCTGGTAGGCGGGCGCCGGCAGGAGCTGCGCGATGTGGCTTGA
- a CDS encoding TOBE domain-containing protein, whose amino-acid sequence MSEADPTLELQGNLWLSIAGQNLGGGGRFALLGLIDACGSISQAAKRMGMTYKNAWDAVDAMNTAAGEPLVARSVGGRGGGGARLTERGRQLIARFEQVERAHRAFLQSLQATPGLDEDLALIRRIGMITSARNQFHGRVSALANGAVNDEVQIEVAPGVAVVATITHGSVESLGLAVGVPAYALVKASSVIVAQGDGTRYSARNQFSGTVERITEGAVNDEIVVDIGHGCTVVAIITRTSTRALGLQEGGPATVLFKASSVIVGVPM is encoded by the coding sequence ATGAGCGAGGCCGACCCCACCCTGGAACTGCAGGGCAACCTGTGGCTGAGCATTGCCGGGCAGAACCTGGGCGGAGGCGGGCGCTTCGCCCTGCTGGGTTTGATCGACGCCTGCGGTTCGATCAGCCAGGCCGCCAAGCGCATGGGTATGACCTACAAGAACGCCTGGGATGCGGTGGACGCGATGAACACCGCGGCCGGCGAACCGCTGGTCGCGCGCAGCGTGGGCGGTCGCGGTGGTGGCGGTGCGCGCCTGACCGAGCGTGGCCGGCAGCTGATCGCGCGCTTTGAACAGGTCGAGCGTGCGCACCGCGCATTCCTGCAGTCGCTGCAGGCCACCCCCGGGCTGGACGAGGATCTGGCCCTGATCCGGAGAATCGGCATGATCACCAGTGCACGCAACCAGTTCCACGGGCGCGTCAGCGCGCTGGCCAACGGCGCCGTCAACGACGAAGTACAGATTGAGGTCGCGCCCGGCGTGGCGGTGGTCGCCACCATCACCCACGGCAGCGTGGAATCGCTGGGCCTGGCCGTGGGGGTGCCGGCGTATGCGCTGGTCAAGGCGTCCTCGGTGATCGTGGCGCAGGGCGATGGCACGCGCTATTCGGCACGCAACCAGTTCAGTGGCACGGTCGAGCGCATCACCGAAGGCGCGGTGAATGATGAGATCGTGGTGGATATCGGCCATGGCTGCACCGTGGTGGCGATCATCACCCGCACCAGCACCCGCGCACTGGGGCTGCAGGAAGGCGGCCCGGCGACGGTGCTGTTCAAGGCATCGAGCGTGATTGTCGGCGTGCCGATGTAA